One Streptomyces lincolnensis genomic region harbors:
- a CDS encoding response regulator transcription factor produces MSVLLEQPASLVAYRPNKPTAMVVVADPRVRSTVTRHLWALGVRDVIEASSVAEARPRIGNPRDICIADVHLPDGSGLTLLSETRAAGWPNGLALSAADDIGAVRNALAGGVKGYVVTGTRTNLGLPTRPGAAPIGSAAARMHRRPPGSPSHPGGYRELSGREVEVLRLVAEGQSNKAIGVSMGLSALTVKSHLARIARKLGTGDRAGMVAVALRTGIIH; encoded by the coding sequence GTGTCCGTTCTCCTTGAGCAGCCCGCAAGCCTGGTCGCCTACCGCCCGAACAAGCCCACCGCCATGGTGGTCGTGGCCGACCCGCGCGTCCGCTCCACCGTCACCCGCCACCTGTGGGCGCTCGGTGTGCGCGACGTGATCGAGGCCTCGTCCGTCGCGGAGGCTCGTCCCCGCATCGGCAACCCCCGCGACATCTGCATCGCCGACGTCCACCTGCCCGACGGCTCCGGCCTCACCCTCCTGTCCGAGACCCGCGCCGCGGGCTGGCCCAACGGCCTGGCCCTGTCCGCCGCCGACGACATCGGCGCCGTGCGCAACGCCCTCGCGGGCGGAGTCAAGGGCTACGTCGTCACCGGCACCCGTACCAACCTCGGGCTCCCCACCCGGCCGGGCGCCGCCCCCATCGGTTCCGCCGCCGCCCGAATGCACCGCCGCCCCCCGGGTTCCCCGAGCCACCCGGGGGGTTACCGAGAGCTCTCCGGCCGCGAGGTCGAGGTGCTGAGGCTGGTCGCCGAGGGCCAGTCCAACAAGGCGATCGGCGTCTCGATGGGGCTGTCCGCCCTCACCGTCAAGAGCCACCTCGCCCGCATCGCCCGCAAGCTCGGCACGGGCGACCGGGCCGGCATGGTCGCCGTCGCCCTGCGCACCGGCATCATCCACTGA
- a CDS encoding ribonuclease D: protein MTDAQETAADISLRTTGGAPPDDGGSSVTEAPIPLLEPREGIPPVIADEESLAGMIAAFEAGSGPVAVDAERASGYRYGQRAYLVQLRREGAGTALIDPVACPDLSGLGEALSGVEWVLHAATQDLPCLREIGMVPTRLFDTELAGRLAGFPRVGLGAMVEGVLGFVLEKGHSAVDWSTRPLPEPWLRYAALDVELLVDLRDALEKELDRQGKLEWAQQEFAAIAAAPPAEPRKEPWRRTSGMHKVRRRRQLAVVRELWEARDRIAQRRDVSPGKVLSDAAIVEAALAVPANVHALAALNGFGHRMGRRQLEQWQAAVDRAKVLADAQLPQPGQPVTGPPPPRAWADKDPAAAARLSAARAAVSALAEQLTMPQENLITPDTVRRVCWEPPNVVSAESVGTALAGFGARPWQVEQVTPVLVAALSA from the coding sequence GTGACCGACGCCCAAGAGACCGCAGCAGACATTTCACTGCGAACCACCGGAGGCGCTCCTCCGGACGACGGCGGATCTTCTGTTACGGAGGCGCCGATCCCTTTGCTGGAGCCCCGCGAGGGCATTCCGCCGGTGATCGCCGACGAGGAATCGCTCGCCGGGATGATCGCCGCGTTCGAGGCCGGTTCCGGCCCCGTCGCCGTCGACGCCGAGCGGGCGTCCGGCTACCGCTACGGCCAGCGCGCCTATCTGGTGCAGCTGCGCCGCGAGGGCGCGGGAACCGCACTGATCGACCCCGTGGCCTGTCCCGACCTGTCCGGTCTGGGTGAGGCGCTCTCCGGCGTGGAGTGGGTGCTGCACGCCGCCACCCAGGACCTGCCCTGTCTGCGCGAGATAGGCATGGTGCCGACGCGGCTGTTCGACACCGAGCTGGCCGGGCGGCTCGCCGGGTTCCCGCGGGTCGGCCTCGGCGCGATGGTGGAGGGTGTCCTGGGCTTCGTCCTGGAGAAGGGGCACTCCGCCGTCGACTGGTCGACCCGGCCGCTGCCCGAGCCGTGGCTGCGCTATGCCGCGCTGGACGTGGAACTCCTCGTCGACCTGCGGGACGCACTGGAGAAGGAGCTGGACCGGCAGGGCAAGCTGGAGTGGGCGCAGCAGGAGTTCGCGGCGATCGCCGCCGCGCCGCCCGCCGAGCCGCGCAAGGAGCCCTGGCGCCGGACCTCCGGGATGCACAAGGTGCGCCGGCGTCGCCAGCTGGCCGTCGTGCGGGAGCTGTGGGAGGCGCGGGACCGGATCGCCCAGCGGCGGGACGTGTCGCCGGGCAAGGTGCTGTCGGACGCGGCGATCGTGGAGGCCGCGCTGGCCGTTCCGGCGAACGTGCACGCCCTCGCCGCTCTGAACGGCTTCGGGCATCGGATGGGGCGGCGGCAGCTGGAGCAGTGGCAGGCCGCCGTGGACCGGGCCAAGGTCCTCGCCGACGCGCAGTTGCCGCAGCCGGGGCAGCCCGTCACCGGGCCGCCGCCGCCGCGGGCCTGGGCCGACAAGGACCCCGCCGCCGCCGCGCGGCTCTCCGCCGCGCGGGCCGCGGTCTCCGCCCTGGCCGAGCAGCTCACCATGCCTCAGGAGAACCTGATCACGCCGGACACCGTACGGCGGGTCTGCTGGGAGCCGCCCAACGTTGTCAGCGCGGAGTCGGTGGGCACCGCGCTGGCGGGTTTCGGAGCCCGGCCCTGGCAGGTCGAGCAGGTCACTCCCGTGCTGGTGGCCGCGCTGTCCGCGTAG
- a CDS encoding DUF3000 domain-containing protein has product MAAAQGRLSDGAGGMDDEKEGERDTGSTEPPAFQAAVQALRTSRLRPQIEVEPTRAPQRLAPHAYALEAAVVDGDQDLADGRLVLLHDPDGHDAWRGSFRLVTLVRAELEPEMAADPLLPEVCWSWLTGALSARGLAFGEPSGTVTRASSHYFGGLSERPPASQIEIRASWTPREGLGGVPDTAAHLTAWCDLLAQVAGLPPAGPGDASVVTLPQRRGPQSR; this is encoded by the coding sequence ATGGCTGCGGCTCAAGGACGACTGTCGGACGGCGCTGGCGGAATGGACGACGAGAAGGAGGGGGAGCGGGATACGGGCAGTACGGAGCCGCCGGCGTTCCAGGCCGCGGTCCAGGCGTTGCGGACCAGCCGGCTGCGCCCGCAGATCGAGGTGGAACCGACGCGGGCGCCCCAGCGGCTCGCCCCGCACGCGTACGCGCTGGAGGCCGCGGTCGTCGACGGCGACCAGGATCTGGCCGACGGGCGGCTGGTGCTGCTGCACGACCCGGACGGGCACGACGCCTGGCGGGGCTCCTTCCGCCTGGTGACGCTGGTGCGCGCGGAGCTGGAGCCGGAGATGGCCGCCGACCCGCTGCTGCCCGAGGTCTGCTGGTCCTGGCTCACCGGTGCGCTGAGCGCGCGCGGGCTGGCGTTCGGTGAGCCGAGCGGCACGGTCACGCGTGCGAGCTCCCACTACTTCGGCGGGCTGTCCGAACGGCCGCCCGCCTCGCAGATCGAGATCCGCGCCTCCTGGACACCCCGGGAGGGGCTGGGCGGGGTGCCGGACACGGCGGCCCATCTGACTGCCTGGTGCGATCTGCTCGCCCAGGTCGCGGGTCTGCCCCCGGCCGGTCCCGGCGACGCCTCGGTGGTCACGCTGCCGCAGCGCCGCGGACCGCAGTCCCGCTGA